DNA from Carassius gibelio isolate Cgi1373 ecotype wild population from Czech Republic chromosome B8, carGib1.2-hapl.c, whole genome shotgun sequence:
TTAGAAATAGTggaatttaatgttaattaatttgatttaaatgttcTCACATACACAACATGTAGACTaggtgtattttcagcattattactcctgtcttcagtgtcacatgatcttcagaaatcatgaaaatattggaaagctgcttaatattgtgatacttttttcagcattatttgatgaataaaaagctaaaaagaagagcatttatttaaaattgaaatcttttctaacaatatacattaCCTTTCTAAATTtgggggtcagtacatttttattctttctttttttttttttttaagatattaaaaCTTATCCAGCAAGGATGTTAAAGTGTTAAGAAATAAtagcaaatatttatattgttataaaatatacaaagatgttatttttaacttttgattcttcaaaaaatcctgaaaaaagtatcgcagtttccaaaaaaaataaataaagaggcagcgcaactgttgataattctaataataaatcatcatattttcatgatttctgaagatcatgtgacactttatactggagttatgatgctgatgGAAATTCAACTGCGTCACcgcatattttaaagtatattaaaatagaaaccattattatatatatattgtaaaaacattttgcaagattaaagtttttttatttatttgtttatttttgatcaaataaatacagccttaaaaacattacaagtcttactggtgcaaacttttgaatgacagtgtatatatatacatatatatagcctatatatttctTCATGTACCTGTTCTGTATATTCTAATGCAAAAATGTACTGATATCGCCACATTGTTTGTGAAATGGCTAattgcttaatttaaaaaaaacgcaAACTTGTCGCGGTGCTAGATCATTGGCTCTAAGTCATCGCTGATGTATTTTTCAGTCAGAAATCTTTTCACGCAGCAGGATTTTGAGTTTCCGACAGGTCGGATTCTCTCAGATAGTGTCTTTGATAATTCACACTGTGAGACTCGTGTGAACGAGCATGTGTCGGCTAAAGTCGTGCCGTGTGAACTTGGTGTGAGACGTCATTCGTATTGTCCCCGAATCAGTTGAATTCCTCGTCTGCTGTCAGGTGGACGAGCCCTCGCCGCTGACTCTGCTGGAGGAGGTGACGACGGTGGAGAGCAGGCAAGACGTGGCCATGACGCTGGTCAAGATCTACCTGGGTCAGGGTCTGGTCGTGCCATTCCTGGACTACCTCAACACCAGAGAGGTCCACAGCAccagtacgtgtgtgtgtgtgtgtgtgtgtgtgtgagagagagagagagatcagtgcATGCTCTGTGTGTAGGCGACGTGTTGACCTCAGACCAGCTATATTTACCCATCTGAACTCCTCTCTCATTAATGCTGTGTTGTGTTGCATGAGCACATGGGTTCTCTCACTCGGATGGGGTTCTGTGTTTTGCTGATGACAAACAGTGCCTGCGTTTCCATAGCAACTCCACAGGAAACAGCTTCAAAAGGAAACGGAATGTTCGTAAGACGGAATGTTCGTCAGCGAGTGACGGAAGAGTTTTAATGCATTCGTCTGTCAGATCAGCCATATGGGATCATGATTATTGACTTGAAGTACCTCTGAGATTGCAACAAAgatgataaatattaaattgaatcaattattatttttagtagtgtttgttaaagggttagtttacccaaaatcaAAATTTAGGCTGCGTTTTACTCACCCCCCGAGGcatcttaggtgtatatgactaATCCAGTCGTACAACTGttggcgcaagctagattaaagtgattacattttgaatatggacatTTTTTGTACTCAGGTGGAAcaacttaaagggttaattcacccaaaaatctaaattatgtcattaataactcaccctcatgtcattccaaacccgtgagacctccttttatcttcagaacacagtttaagatattttagatttagtccgagagctctcagtcccttcactgaagctgtgtgtacggtctactgtccatgtccagaaaggtaagaaaaacaccattaaagtagtccatgtgacatcagagggtccgtttccaatattttgaagcatcaaaaatacattttggtccaaaaatagcaaaatcgattactttattcagcattgttctgaagataaaaggaggtctcactggtttggaacgacatgagggtgagttattaataacttaatttagatttttgggtgaactatccctttaatgaggtAACAAGATGGGCGGAGTCAGACAatagacaggagagagcacatggcaccaaacacacacaacacaagccATGTTCTCACAGAAAAACAGTGTCATCTGGTGGCCATTCTGGTAAAacgcagcctaattttcattttttgtgtaaactaaccctttaagacaagttttggatgaactaaccaaATGCAGATCAATAAGTTAAAATTATACTAATAGAGAACCACAATACTTTCCTTAGCTGATTAATTATATCAAGAAAATTGTTTATGATTACAGgtttctgaaatgttatttttaaatatgctaatttggcATTGTCTAATAAATCATGCACTAATTTGCTTGCATTtccagaatataaataaatagaaacactGGATAAAGCCGTGTACCTCTGCACAAACAATTTTGCACATTTTTGCTGTTTGCACTGTTCTCTCAGTTTTTATAGTCCTGTGTAGTCTGTGTTAAATGTTTACAATTCTATAGTTTTTATAGTTTTCTTAGCTCTTAGTTAACTGTTTCCTTAgcctatttaatataatttaattatgtctAGTTAAcactgcattgttaaaaaaaagtcataatttcataatttcatatatatatattattttacataatagctgtaaatgtatcttaatttgtgAAGTTTTTACATGTTAAACCATCAAACTTGTTGAtgtgaaataaatgcacagatgACAGACTAAAGCAGGTaattgtggttgttgttgttgttgttgttgttttctctgaAGAAACACTTGGACAGAACCTGTTTTCTGTTTCTCCCCTACAGCAGATCCAAACACACTCTTCCGGTCAAACTCGCTGGCCTCCAAAGCCATGGAGCAGTTCATGAAGGTGTGTGTAGATCTTGATCTTGTGTTTTCAGTGTGTGACTGTAGTCAGACGGCTTGTGTCTCTCTCAGGCCGTCGGGATGCTGTATCTACACCAGGTTCTGAAGCCCATTATCAACCGCATCTTCGAGGAAAGGAAATAcgtggagttggatccatgcaagATAGACCTCAGCCGCTCCAGGTGTGTAGAAACATCGCAGTGTACCATTAGTGGAACAGCCATGATGAGGGAAAAATAACTCTCCAAACTTGGGCTTTTAGATCTGTGTATAACCTGAGAAATGTCACTGAGCAGCAAATGCCTTCAGGTTTTATATGTGAAATATATCACATAAggtttaatgttgttttaatgttgttcaaagtgctcaccaagactgcatttatttgatcagataaactttgaaaatatgtaatattataaaaaataaaaaaaaagttttctgtgtaaatatattgtaaaatgtcatatTAGTTTagtattttcagtatcattacatACTAAacctttaaaattaaaacagatttttttttattaaaactatgtagatatatttaaataaaactaatattaaatgacaaataaagaacTTCACAAATGACATACAAATATTCAAAAACAATGAAACGTGTAAAACTGTAcagatgtatttaaataaataaaaacgaaatattaataaagttagtATAGGACAGTATAAAACTGAAtcttaatatattcaaaatatttgtttattcttCAATGTACAACTTTTTATGTATACACCACTAAtttattaatgattttgaaagaagtctcttctgctcagcaatgctgcatttatttgagtaaaaatacaggaacaaatattacaattcaaaacagctgttttctatgtgactGTTTGGAGCATGTGATTTATTGCtgtgattaaagctgaattttctgcatcattactctgaaataattattactaactgtgatacattttatttttcaaaatgctttgatgaatataaagttcaaaagaacagcatttgtttgaaccaaaacttaaataaaaaatgtataaaaaacgatgcatgtatttaaaaacagcaaaaaacagtcaaaaacaacaaaatgactaaaactttaactaaaattgaaCATAAAAGCTAAAACATctaatttctatttattattgaatttgtatttcaataatttatgcatttatgattcatgaaaatcatatttttcatcTATTAACAATCTATTTATTATATTctgttgttttctaaaaaaaaaaatattatttctcttttcatgcattaatttatgcatgtaaaaatcaaatttttatttcaatgtatatattttttttatatagttttcatttcagtcatttatgcatgcattcatgttggcaaaatcatgtttaagtatattttatattgtttattttatatttattttatataattttcatttcaatGACTTCTGTATGCAATCATGttagaaaaatcacaattatttgtttatatatttatatatatttatttatttttattttttatttttgcatggtaaataaaatataaaacatgaaaaatgagTGATTATCTTTCCGGTTGTCTATAAACTCTTTTATACGTATTACCTTAATATAACTGCAGTATAGTATGACCCCTCTGAAACGGCTCGTCTGACtccgctctcgctctctctctctctctctccaggcgTATCTCGTTTAAAGGCTTGTCGTCGGAGGCTGAGGTCAGGAAGAGAAGCGTGGGGCTCCTGAAGACGTATCTGAGCAGCATCATGGAGGCCATCGTCAGCTCGGTGTCCCAGTGTCCTCCAGTGATGAGAGTCGTCTTCAAACAGCTCCAGAAACGCGTGGAGGAACAGTTTCCAGAAGCTGAGAACGAGGTGAGGtcctgatgatgatgacgatgatgataatAGTGTGGTTTTACTCAGGGTTTGTGTCTCGTAGGATGTGAAGTATTTGGCCATCAGTGGCTTCTTCTTCCTGCGTCTGTTTGCTCCTGCGATTCTGACGCCCAAACTCTTCCAGCTGAGAGAGCATCACGCAGACGCCAGGACCAGCAGAACGCTGCTGCTGCTCGCTAAGGTACGCCGCACTTTCACATCGCAAATACAACTTCAGAAgattcataaaaactgaaaatgttctcCGAGTAAATGCACCTGGGAAGATCCTACTTTTACAATATGTCATGCATTCATGCTGGAAAAATCATAATCATATTACCGTATATAGGACTTacagtctgaaaaatacggtatttgcgtttttttgtttattttttatataattttaatttcagtcatttatgcatgcatacatgtcagaaaaaaatatttataataatattctatattgtttattttcctatccatattatataattatataataaatatatatatatatatatatatatatatatatatatatatatatatatatatatatatatggaaaaatattattttattatattctatttaatatatcctatatatattaaaaataatataacatgaatgcatgcatacataattaaaatgaaattatataattataaaatataaaataataagttaCTGAGTTATATAAAATGGATAGAAAAATAATCAATGTAgaacataataaaaatgattatttttccaatataaatgcatgcataaataagtgactgaaatgaaaattatctaaaaataaaaatacagaatataTCTAACATCAATGCATGCATAAATGACCTAagttaaaatgttgtaaaaatcaattaaaataaacaatataaaatagaatacaatTTATTGTTCTGACATGAATGCATGCATAAatgaccaaaatgaaaattatctaaaaataaataatgaaaatatggtAATATaggatatgattattatttttccaacatttattattttatattttataattatataatttaattttaattatgtatgcatgcattcatgttggaaaaattttatttttattttatatagttttaatttcagtaattgttttatataatttcattttatacatGCATTTATGTTGGCGAACCATAGATTTATTATCTTCTATATTGCTTATTTaacatttcaatcattttaatttcaatcaattatgcacacatttttttgggaaaaataattttgtttcattattttgactatttatttaccatttttatttgtcatttgcatatgcattaattcatgcaATCCacattttttatccttttttattttgactttcaACATGCCCTGtttttatagtaaatatataaacTCAGGAAATTATCATGCATCTTTTCAGTTTTTAGTTTAGAGATCAATATTGTCAgagtttgcatttaaaataaaggaTGGAACTGACCGAATACTGTGACTGCGGTGTCTGTCTGCACACGATCCGATCTGAAGCTCTAGGATGTTCTTCTCTCAGGCTCTTCAGAGCGTGGGGAACCTGGGTCTTCAGCTGGGTCATGGGAAGGAGGAGTGGATGACCCCTCTGCATCCCATCATCCTTTGCAGCGTGGCGTCCGTCAAAGACTTCCTGGACAAACTCATAGACATCGATCACAACAACGGTGAGTCGCCGTGAAGACAGCCCACAAATATCAAAGCAACTTATTACCTTcacgaaaataaataatacaaataatacaataagacgaaatacatacaaataaaatcaaacgtaaaaaataaatcatatacaGCGGGTAAAATAAGCATTGAACACGTAGccttttttctcagtaaatatatttatatttatattatatttctacTTTTGTAATATAAGGATATATATAGTTTTTCTTTGTATTCTGTTATAAATATGTTAAGGTGCATATaaataaactgtacattttacaaatgcaataaaGTTGATGGCAAAAATAATTATGACTGTAATAATCTAGTTTCTCATTGTCTCTCTgtacagttttattatattctatattgtttattttacatttattttatattgtttttatataatttcaatcatgcatttatttatttggggaatttttttattatattctatatgtttattaatttttttaattttcatttcaatcatttatgcatgcatgcaagcttgcatatatgttttttttatttttttattttagttatctgtataccattttaatttcaaatatcaaaattgtaaggaattttttttttattatgtcctATATTAtttgcagtatttatttttaaatgattacaaTCTTTTAAGCATGCATTCACaatctttttttcaaaataatcatTCAGACCTGAAGCGTGTGTATGTAAGACCTGAATGACTCCAGTGTCGTCTGGTCTCTGGTGTTGTCTCTCTGCAGTGTGTGGAGCTCCTCAGCGCGCCGTGTTTTTGCCGTCGGTCATCGTGAAGGAAGGCTTCCTGCAGAAACACAAAGCTGAAGGACCTCAGCTGCTCAAACGCTTTGCTTTTAAGAAACTCTATTTCTGGCTGAGTTCAGAGTCGCTGTCGTACGCCAAGAGCCCCAGCTGGCAGGTCCAACACACACTTTCcttccctctgtgtgtgtgtgtgtgtgtgtgttttatgattGGAGTGTCATGGGCTGTAGATTCACTCTTTTAGCTTTTGATGTTGGGAAAGTGCTGAGGTGagatgcaagtgtgtgtgtgtgtgcaggttcgCTCCTATATTTCtatagcgtgtgtgtgtgctgtggagCGCGTGGATGAAAACGCCTTTCAGCTCCAGAACGTCATGCAGGTCATTACACAGGACACAGATGGACAACTACACACCACATACCTGCTGTGcaaggtgacacacacacacacacacacacacatcacctgatACTGACGAACAGATGCTACAACAGCTATACTCACAGTTCAGCGTTCACACAATGATCGTGCATCATCCAATCCAATGCACTCAATCTATTAGCTGCTAATGCATGAAATATTCTGTTCATTCTATACATTCTGTAGCAATAACTGGAATATAATATTAAacctaaaatgattttaaattgttcacacattgtgctgcacaatatttttgtggaaaatgtgatgcaTCATATCACCATTCAGTCTGgagtgatatttaaaataataataataatgataatacttttattcaacaaggttgcattaaattgttttaagtgacagtaaagataggCTAAACTTattgcaaattatatatatatatatatgtgtgtgtgtgtgtgtgtgtgtgtgtttcagaatgTAAATGAGCTCAATCAGTGGCTGTCGGCGATCAGGAAGGTCAGTATTTATAATGAACACATGCTGCCGTCGTTTCACCCCGGAGCTCATCGAGGAAACAAATGGACCTGCTGCCTTCAGCCCGACcgcaccggtgtgtgtgtgtgtgtgtgtgtgacacagtaCTTAACGGTGACCTCTGACGGATTAGATCACAGTGGACTGTTTTCAGTCGCAGTGCTTCATTATTTCTCatgaagcacattaaaataatgctgcATGTATTTTGTCATTAGATAGTCAAGAACAGTAATATTAGATGTgatgaggagagagagtggaGGATATGttactcacagtgtgtgtgtgtgtgtgtgtgtgtgtgtgtgtgtgtttgtgtctatgtgtgcatgcgtgtgtgtgtgtgtgtgtgtctctgtctgtgtttgtctgtgtgtgtctgtgtgtgtgtgtgtgtgtgtgtgtgtcagcgtcGGGCTGCAGTCGGACTCATTCGGCCGTGACTCTGGGCGACTGGAGCGACCCGTTGGATCCTGATGCTGAAACACAGATCATTTATAAAGAGCTGCTGCAGGGTCGAGACAAACTCAGGTGTGTGAGAGTCTTTACCTGATCTCTGCGACTCCTGTGACACTATGAAACACCCAGCAGGGGTCGCTGCTCTATGACAGAAATCAAGGAGTACTGTcattaataaaatactattataaaatattattattataaatacaggtgctggtcatataattagaatatcatcaaaaagttgatttatttcactaattccattcaataagtgaaacttgtgtattatattcattcattacacacatactgatatatttcaaatgtttatttcttttaattttgatgattataactgacaactaaggaaaatcccaaattcagtatctcagaaaattagaatataacttaagaccaaaacaaagaaaggattttttgaaatcttggtcaagtgggtctggcatatcacatcttcctcttcacaataccccttAGATTTTccatggggttaaggtcaggcgagtttgctggccaattaagaacagggacaccatggtccttaaaccaggtactggtagctttggcactgtgtgcaggaaccaagtcctgttggaaaatgaaatctgcatctatataaagttggtcagcagcaggaagcatgaagtgctttaaaacttcctggtatacagctgcgttgaccttggacctcagaaaacacagtggaccaacaccagcagatgacatggcaccccaaaccatcactgactgtggaaactttacactggatctcaagcaacgtggattgtgtgcctctcctctcttcctccagactctgggaccctgatttactttcatcagagaacataactgtgcaccactcagcagcagtacagtcctttctgaagcgagacgctcctgacgctgtctgttgttcaagggGGGCTtcacacaaggaatgtgaagctgaaacacatgtcttgcatacgtctgtgtgtagtggttcttgaagcactgactccagctgcagtccactctttgtgaagctcccccacatttttgaatgggttttgtttcacaatcctctccaaggagcggttatctctattgcttgtacacttttttctaccacatcttttccttcccttctcctctctattaatgtgcttggacacagagctctgtgaacagccagcctcttttgcaatgaccttttgtgtcttgacctccttgtgcaaggtgtcaatggtcgtcttttggacaactatcatgtcagcagtcttccccatgattgtgtagcctacagaactagactgagagaccatttaaaagctttgcaggtgttttgagttaattatctgattagagtgtgacaccaagtgtcttcaatattgaaccttttcacaatattctaattttctgagatactaaatttgggattttccttagttgtcagttataatcatcaaaattaaaagaaataaaaattttaaatatatcagtatgtgcgtaatgaatgaatataatatacaagtttcactttttgaatggaatt
Protein-coding regions in this window:
- the LOC127963261 gene encoding rasGAP-activating-like protein 1 yields the protein MARNTSLYFRIVEGRDLPAKDVSRSSDPYCIVKVDNEVVARTATVWKNRNPFWGEEYTLNLPKGFHTLTVYVMDEDTIGHDDVIGKISLSKDLIAAQHKGLDNWLNLTRVDLDEEVQGEIRLALELHRDSQRSSLHCHVIEARDLAPRDISGTSDPFTRIIYNNLSAETSIIKKTRFPHWNEMLELSLDEGDDDDEGGSVTVEVWDWDMVGKNDFLGKVEIPLSCLHRSPLQGWFRLLPLGNTENDARGKLGALRLKVRLTEDRILPSVCYRPLTELLVDAVISPSKVDEPSPLTLLEEVTTVESRQDVAMTLVKIYLGQGLVVPFLDYLNTREVHSTTDPNTLFRSNSLASKAMEQFMKAVGMLYLHQVLKPIINRIFEERKYVELDPCKIDLSRSRRISFKGLSSEAEVRKRSVGLLKTYLSSIMEAIVSSVSQCPPVMRVVFKQLQKRVEEQFPEAENEDVKYLAISGFFFLRLFAPAILTPKLFQLREHHADARTSRTLLLLAKALQSVGNLGLQLGHGKEEWMTPLHPIILCSVASVKDFLDKLIDIDHNNVCGAPQRAVFLPSVIVKEGFLQKHKAEGPQLLKRFAFKKLYFWLSSESLSYAKSPSWQVRSYISIACVCAVERVDENAFQLQNVMQVITQDTDGQLHTTYLLCKNVNELNQWLSAIRKVSIYNEHMLPSFHPGAHRGNKWTCCLQPDRTASGCSRTHSAVTLGDWSDPLDPDAETQIIYKELLQGRDKLRKQYLETQEVEAEEQEVPLKASQPSSVSAQGRSQRARALVARLLDAVLDLERAHSSFQSREADESLSS